From the genome of Chlorocebus sabaeus isolate Y175 chromosome 21, mChlSab1.0.hap1, whole genome shotgun sequence:
CATGGCAAATGTGACAGGAGTGGGTGGGGTGAAACATATGTATGTAATCCACCACGTTTAATCAGAGTCTATGAGTTAGTTAGAAAGACAAattactacatttaaaaaaaaaaaaaaaaaaaaatatatatatatatatatatatatgcacacacacaatttttggGGGGAGGACATAATTTAGCCCATAACTATATtcttcccaaattcatatgtttaaaCCCAACTATGGTCTGTGTCCTCTAAAGTTCATGTATTGGAAATTTAACTTCCAATGCAACTGTGTTGGGAgttggggcctaatgggaggtgtttaggtcataaggactctgcccttatgaatggaTGAACACTGCTATAAACAgggcatgtggctcacacctataaccccagcactttgggaggccgaggcgggaggattacttgaaaacaggagttcgagaccagcctcgccaacatagtaagacccccatctcaggaaaaaaaaaaaagcttagctgggcatagtggtgcctgctacttggcaggctgaggcaggaggatcccagTCCatgagttggaggctacagtgagctatgattgcaccactgcaccccagcctatgtttgcaccactgtaccccagggCACggcaagtgagaccctgtctcaaaaaaacaaaaacaaaaccaaaacaaccaaCAAAAAACCTACCACTAGATGGAGATGCTGAGCACAACCCATGTTCATTACTCTTTAAACTTAGGGGGTTCTATAGTTTTTCAAATAACAACGCtgtggaattatttttcttacctaCTTCCATCATCCCTTGTTGATTTATGGTTTCATCCTCAGAACTTCTTGGCTGGTACTAAGTTATCAGGATTGATTCACATTAGTTTCACTAAAGTTGGTGTACAGTCCTCCACTGCTAAATTTGactgcctttaaaaaatattaaaaagtaaaaagaacttCTCCTAATTTCATTCTAACCAAAAATCATGCCAATTTGTTGCACTGGTTTTATATGCCATGTGCATATTTGTTAGAACCGTAAACCAGCTCAGGTCATAGAAAATGAGTGGCATCTCAGCCAGTGGAACCACGGTAGTTTAGATGCTGTGAAATTAAATGCTTTTcaagtgttctttttaaaataatttgtaatatattattgaatatatcaataatataatatattgtatattatattacacataatatatttaataatatactaagatttagtatattaaaatttaattttagtgtATTTATAGACTATAGTAATTTAATAGAACATTATTATGTAGTGAACATGttacattgttttaatttctaataatttccaaaaataaacCTTCTTAAATCCCGTTAAGAGGATATTCTcttctcatgttttaagaaagtgaaGGCAACCCAGTTAGGAGGCATCTGGGACTTTCCTGGCCAACTCTGAAGGCATCAAGTTGAACCATGACCAGGATTCGGTCTTGGAAGCAGATGAGAGGGTAAAGAGTTGAAGCCAGGTCTACACTCTGATTCCTCCAAGTCACCGAGTGGTTTCATGTGAAAGGGGTCTGCGCAGGAGTGAGCTGAGGTTAGCGGTGGTATTTCAGTGACTTGGTAAATGTGCACAGATGGCTCATAAACCGTCCCATATGCCACCTATAGGAAACTACCGCTTGACAATACGCCTGCTTCTGCCGCATCACAGACTTAGCAGAGTCTGTTCAGAATCTCCTTGCATTTCCAAATCAAGCTTGGATGTTAGCAGATATTAAACCCAAGAACAGGTACACCTGGGCTCTAAATTCATCTTCTGACTTGAGTTGAAGATAAAACCTCATACCAGTTTGGAGTAGAAAGAGGCACAGTATTGTAATCATAAATGAGATTTGACCTTAAAAGAGTAACAGAGCAAATTTCTAATTAAAGTGGAGCATGTTCTCTCTTGACTGAGGCACCAAGACGATTTGTTGCAGATTGTTGCTGGCAAAGTACAGTCCCCAAGACCAAATCACCAAGAGGCACAGTGGTAAGCGTGGTCAGCAAGGAGCGGAGTGCCTTCCTCCCAGCAGCAGGTGACTCTGGCCACGTCATGTCCCCCTTGGCGTGAGAGGTGCCCTAAAAGGTTCTTGCATTCCAGTTATCCTAACTGGAATACTGTTCCTGAAAAAAAGAGTATATTTAAGGCCTTGCTACCTATAATCAATCCTTCAAGGAAGAGAATTATAAACAACCTTTCCTCCAAGTTCTTGTTCTTTGCCTCACTTACATGCTGATTTAAATCGTTCTCTAAGAAAAGATGGTATTTCCTCTCGCTGCAAGTTCTGCTGGCCTCTCATCACTTGCTTGCCAAGCAGCAGCCAAAGGAAAACAGTTCGAAAGTTACTGCTAACAATTGGTTCACATACCGGGTACCGGGCACtctggcctgtagtcccagctactcaggaggctgagattggaggaatgcttgagcccaagagttcaagtctAGCCCAGGCAAgactgtgagaccctgtctcttaaaaaataagaaaaaaaaaaaaaaggttcacacTGCTGTATAATGCATTGGCAATTCAATGTGGTCTAATCAAATTAGCTTAACCATGGGATTGCGCTTACATCTGCTCATTCATTTTAACCACAAACACTTACTGAATACGTACCACGAGCCAGACACCTTTCTAGAGACTGGCTATATTGTGGTGAAAATACAGGCCAAATCCCTGCCTTCGTGTGGTTTCTATTGTGGTGGGAACTAGACAAACTGTCCAAGTGAATAAATGTGTCACTAGTTTCAGGTAGGTGAAAACGCTATGAACAATAGAGCTGAGTGGGGGCTGTAAGGTGATGGGGTAGGTGAAGGGGCTTCGTAGCCTCATAAAGGGCCCCCAAGAGCCCCGAAGATATCTGGGTCCTAATCTCTGGAACCCCTGAATATGACCCTGTATGGCGAAAGgtactttgcagatgtaattaagctAAGAATTTTGAAGTGTGGATATTATGGTggggaaatataattaaaaacaaaatctcctgTTAACCCAGAAAACCTCTCCACAAAAGTGGAAGAGATATAAAAGTTTTATTCTTGAATAACCGTTAAACCAGAATGAGATGCACATCACAGGAAACCCACTAAGAGAcggcaaagacaaaaataaacttcACTCTTTTATACagccacccaacacacacacacacacacaacccaccacacacacaacccaccacacacacacaactcaccacacacacacaacccaccacacacacacacaacccaccacacacacacaactcaccacacacacacaaaacccaccacacacacacacacaacccaccacacacacaccacacacaacccaccacacacacataactcaccacacacacacaactcaccacacacacacacaaaacccaccacacacacacaatccaccACTCacaacccaccacacacacataatccACCACTCacaacccaccacacacacacaatccaccACTCACAACCCACCACACacaacccaccacacacacacaacccaccacacacaccaacaccaaacacacaccacacacacacaaacaccacacaaaacccaccacacacatacagaaacatacacacaacccaccacacacatatcacacacagcccaccacacacaccagacacacacaggccaccacacacaaacaccacgCACACAAAAATAAGTGAGTCACCCGCAGTAAGCAGACTGGACAATGCCATTTGTCACACTTAGTTCATTCTAAATTCACTTGGTAATTGGAATAACCATTTGTGTTTGCTAATTGcctttatccaaaggaaaagtaaACTCATATCTTATGACAGAGGATAAGTTTGCAATTTAGAGCCAAAGTTAGGAGACTAACCCTCTCCCTCCCATGGAGACTGGGAGATAGGGACACTGTCTTCCTTGATGTTTacatttcatacacacacacacacacacgtgtatgtatgtattttagagacagggtcatattctgttgcttaggctagagtgtagtgacacaattatggctctctgtaacctcaaactcctgggcttaagtgatcctcccacctgagtctcctgagtagctgggattataggtgtgcaccaccatgcccagttactttttttttccattattttttgtagagacgaagtctcactgtgttgcccagactggtcttgaactcctgactttaaacaatcctcccatctcagcttcttaaaattctgggattacTGATGTTTGCATTTCAAAGAGCTAGCTCTCAGGTCCTTGAGAAAAACAGTTCTGAGTTGTAAAGCTGCCAAAagttttttcttagttttcaaaaatatttatgtacatctctgcccagtgtggtggctcacgcctataatcccagcactttgggaggtcaaggcaggaggatcacctgaagccaggagtttgagaccatcctaggcaacataacgagaccatgtctctataaattttttttttaattagccaggtgtggcggtgcatgcttgtagtcccagccacttgggaggctgaagcaggagaaccacttgaacccaggagtctgaggctgcagtgagcatcactgtactccagcatgggtgacagagtaagactctgcctctaaaaaacaataaaaatataaaataaaatgaaggattTACATATAGCTCACATGGGCAGAAGAAAATTCACAACCACAAGCTTTCTAATGTAAATGTGCTAAGAAAAGAGGGTGTTGGTGAGGAGCATCTCTGCCTTTTTTCACCAGGGagaaagaaaacttatttttctttttgacttgtATTTGCTTTTACAATTCTCCTGGCTATCTGGGTAATTACATGTGTCTTTGTGTTGGCAGGGGTGCAGGGGGAGATTCGGCTGCAGCACAGGCCAGCAAAGTGACAAGTGTAGGAAGATGCTGCACTGTgggcttgggagacagagtgaggggCCTCGAGCCCAGGAATGCCAGGGAAGCAGCTCTTCCAGccggaaaaggcaaggaaggatcctcccgGAGAGACTTTGGAGGGAGTagggccctgccaacaccttgactttggcCCAGTGGAACATTCTGGGCTTCTGACTTCCAGtcctgtaagagaataaatgccAGTTCTTTCAGGCCGAGCTGGTGGTCATTTGTTAGAGCAGTCCTAGGAATCTCATCTAGGTGTGAAGCTATTTTAGAGGGGTTTGTTGGGAAGCGTGTTTTGAGGCGAGGAGGTTTGAGCCAAAATCTGAATACAGTGAAGAATGGAAGGCCATGTGGACCTAGAGGAGGATTGTTTAGGCAGATGCAGCAGCAATTCCAAAGGCCCTAAGGTGGAAATGAGTGGTGGCCGCTGGGGCAGTGTCTGGCAGGTGCATCGAGGTCTGCAGGAACACTGCAGGCCATGGCAGCGGCTTGGATGTTAGTCCAAATGTTAGCAGGAGGCTTCGGAGTCCCCCAGCAAGGGAGTTGCCTGATCTGATTCATGTTTAAAGGGCCAAGCTGGTTAAGTGGAGACGGACTTTACGGGGCCAGagcggaggcaggaggagtggCTGGCCACTACTGCAGAGTCCCGGTGAGGGAGACTACGGTGCAGGGGTGGGGAATAAGGGTGGGAAGCAGGCCTCACCATTATGGGGCATGCACATGTACCAGTTTCCTCTGCAGGAAATCTGAGCCATCTACCTGATACTCGTTTTACCAGctggattctttttctttcagcaagAGACTCTGGGAACTAGATATGCGGCAGGAAAGCATCTTGCGTGGTGGAATTTGGGGATTGACATTTGATCTCAGCCCAGGGTTTCTCTTACAGTGCGTGTCCCTGTCATACATTATACATGTTTTCATGCACTTTAAGATAGGTTTAGAACTGCAGAAGTAGAAGCACTTTGAACTTTTCCTGAATAATTGCCACATGACTTAGCAGGCCTCCTTCCACCTGAGATGGGAAACCTTGGAAAGTGCGGGGGCCTTCTTCAGTGTGTGCCACTGTAGGGGTTTTACCTCAACCCCCGTAGATTTGTGGTTGGAATGGACTCCTgttacaaaagacagattaacaagagaaaaaccagtggaagtttattaacatgtatatttcaCATCTGCCTGGGAGACACGCAGGAATTGAGTAGTTCTCAAAGAGGTAGCTTTGAATTCCAGCTACTTGTAtagcatcttcaacaaagaaaagccaagtTTTAAGGAAGTGACAGGACAAAGGAAAAGAACTTTGAGTGTCTAAGGGGGGAACTTGTAGAAAGGTAAGTAACTGGCAGATAAATAGAGTTAGTAAAGCACCTTCATGTCGATTCCTCTGGTTCCAGCTCCAGGCCCATGAGAGTCTAAAGTTGTCTTCAGTGGTTAACTTGTTTTCCCTGGTAGAGAGAGGGAGCGGACACCTTTTATGCTTCTAAATCTATATCCTGCATTTAGGCAAGTGGAGGGCAGAGAGCTTTCttccatttactttttcactgccTTCAGCTCAACAACCCTTCATATTTCGGGGCCTCCCCAGCTGTTCTCTTGGTGCCCTCCAGCTGGGAAGGCTCAAAGGATGGGGAATGTGTACCTGTGACTGCTACCAGCGAATTGCCCCCCATCAGGTTCAGTGAGGGATGTGCTTTCTGCTGCCTCCCCAAACTGTAAACCCTTGGAAATCAGCTGCGTGACAGTCTTGCATATTTGCTATAGGGATGCGGCAGGAGGTAACAGTGATGATAGTTAAGGGCAGGTTCATTAAAGCGAAGTCTCCATCTCTCCTCACTTGATCCTCAGTCTCCTCCAGCTTTTCCACAGTCATCCATCCAGAAATTACCAACAAGTGCTTGGTTTTACTTTGTAGTAAGTACCAAACCAAGAGATATTTCTGTAGTTAAATGAGCGTTAACAGTCTCCTCAACACCCTCTCACATTGTGGGAAAACTGCATGGACCACCTCTGCCTGACTCATGATGAGGCCGGGCACCTGGCACAGTGGCAGATGGTGGGCACTGATTAAATATTTGTGGCATGTATGAGCAAGTCCTGTAGGGGGAACTGGAACTGTATGTCTGCAAGAAGTGGGTGCAGTTTTCCATCTTCCAGATACAGAGCTGCTTCTAAACAATACTTGGGTGTCTTCATAGAGGATTTCTGGAGACACTGTTCCTGTCACCCCCTGGCATGCCAGCCCACTTTGCATCTAATCCGATAATGGGAGCCAGGCGCTGTTGGAGGGGAAAATGGATCCTCCCAGGGGCCCTATCAATATTCGCCATCCAGTGGGCCCTTCCTGTCCAGCCCTTTCTCTAGCTAGATTGTCAAAAGCTGAGACCGTCTCCACTGGGCTAGGCCACTGGGCCATTTGGCTGGTTGCTGGGCCATGCTCTAAGACATTTTGAAGGGTGAAGTCTCAGATACCAAGGCCTTAAGCTTCCAGCTGGCATAAAGGCTCAGGAATCCCTCCACAACTCCTTTGCcactcattttctttctgcagAGTGAAAGCACAGTCATACTTAGTTTCCTCTGGCTATGCCTAAAGAGGAAGTTACAGCAGGTGGTTAACTCCTGACTGGGAGGAGAGACATTTCCTCTAGTGGAGGCTGGGCAGAGAGAAGAAGGTTAGGGCCTTGTTTAAATGAAGAACTTTTCTGTTATGAAAGACGGATTACAGACAAGAAGTGAGTCTATGAAGGAATTCTCCTTCGCAGGCTCTTGCAGGAAGGTAGGAATCAAGTTGAATTTTAGGAATGGAGAAGCATTAGATGTACAAACTCACTCATTAACCCCGGGGGATCCGACACTTATTCTGTGCCCGAGCCGGCACACGTGCAACTTTAGTGGTTAACACTGAGGACAGGGGGGCACTGCTTGAGTTCAAATCAGCCACTCTCCAGCTGAGTGGCCTTCGGTAAGTTCCTGAACATTTCAGTCTCGGTTgttacatttgtaaaataaggaccAGAAGAGTATTGCATAGGGTTGTTGAGTGGATTACATAAGATATGTATGTGAGGAGTTTATCACCATGCCTGACACAAAGtaaagcctcccaaaatgttagctattaaaTTACTAAGTATTTAGGTAAAAACTGGAGCATCTTCTTATTGCACTGTTGGTAGAAAAATTCATTCTTCCATAACTACTAAATTTTGCCTATATTCCACAATATGCTATGATGATATTTTCAGAACCCCCAAACTATGTGATATGacaaagatttttttcatatttgtgaattttattttgtaaagtatAAAAgtcgggctgggtgcggtggctcacacctgtaattccagcactttgggaggccgaggtgggctgatcatctgaggtcaggagttcaggactagcctggccaacatggcgaaaccctatctctagtaaaaatacaaaaattagccagttgtggtggtgggtgcctgtaatcccagctactagggaggctgaggcaggagaatcgtttgaacctgggaggcagaggttgcagtgagctgatactgcgcattgcactgtagcctgggtgatacagctagacactgtcttaaaaaaaaaaaaaagtttaaaagttaagTAGTTAATGTACAAATTAGTCAACTTAACTGGGATAGGTAAAATAAGACCTGAATGAATGGAGAGCCATGAATCTTAAAGACaatcaggtttttaaaatattgacaagaAATTCTAAAGTTCATTTTGTTACAAAACTGAACTGAGGTCTACTTGCCCGGTGCATTAAGAGGAAACACCAACACTGAGGTTTTGCATCCGGAGAAAAGAGCACATTTATCCGCAGGGCACCAAGTGAGGAGAAGCGGGTCATACTTAAGATCCGATCTCTTCAATGACTTAAAAgcaaggtgtttttttttccccagagtctagctctgctgcccagacttgagtgcagtggcactatcttggctcactgcaacctccgcctcttgggttcaagtgattctcctgcctcagcctcccgagtagctgggatcacaggttcctgccaccatgtccagctaatttttgtatttttagtagaggcggggtttcaatgtgttggccaggctggtctcaaactcctgaccttgtgatctgcccacttcggcctcccaaagtgctgtgattacaagcatgagccactgggcacGGCCACAAGCAAGGGTTTTTTAAAGCAGGGGTAAATTTCAGGAAAGGAGAAGTTATGGGCAAAATTGTGGATCGATACATGGAGGTTATGCACTGGTTTGGCCTCAAAGGGCAAGATATCTTGAAGGAGGAGCCTTAAAGGTCATATGTGAATTCAAAGACTCTGATTTGTGATAAGTTAACGAAGCCAAGCTTTGTCTAAAACCTTGGGGTCAGCAGAAAGGAATGTTTAGGTTTGGCCCAACTTCCATTAGGatcctcaggaagaaatttagaacaaagaacagCAGAGTTCAGTCCTCAGCTCCTTCTTCTCTGAGGTCTACAGGCCAGAGCATCCATTTGGGAGAGGGGTCCAGGTTTCTGAAGAGCAACTCATGGACATATATTACGATGTTTAGTTTCTATAGGGAATCAAGTATTTTGTGACTCTAACTTCCTTGTTTTAAGCTACAGTTACCTTCTTGTTTACTAGGTTGCTAGCTgggtgcctggaatttcccttgaGAGAATTCAAGATTTGCCTTTATTCCCATGcttgccccctccccacttcctgcAGGCCTCTAAGAAGAGTGCAGGCTCCACCTCAGTTTGGAAGAATAAATGAAGTGATTCTAGCCAAGAAGGtatgaagaataaaaaaatccAGAATCTGTGTGTAGGGGAAGTACTTAAACTACTAGCTACCAAAACTTATTTTCTGTGATAAAGCTACAAACATTAAATGTAGTTTTAGGTTGGGTGTAGCCTCTCTAAACACAACTCTAAGTTTTGGCACATTAAAACAAAACTTGctcgctgggcacggtggctcacgcctgtaatcccagcactttgggaggctgaggcgggcagatcccgaggtcaagagatcgagatcatcctggctaacacggtgaaaccccgtctctactaaaaatagaaaaaactatcggggtatggtggcgtgtgcctgtagtcccagctactcaaggggctgagacaagagaagggtgtgaacccaggaggtggagtttgcagtaagccgagatcacgccattgaattccagcctgggagacagagcgagactctgtctcaaaaaataaataaatgaataaataaataaaaataaaataaaaataaaacaaaactttctcATGCTTGCTTCGGCAGCACATAGACTAAAACAAAACTTTCTCACATCAACAACTGAAAAGgtaggccggatgcagtggttcacatctgtaatcacaacactttgggaggctggggctggaggatcacttgagtccaggagtttgagaccagcctgggcaacacagtgagaccccatctctacaaaagaaaaaattaaaataaaataattagctggatgtggtgatgtgACCGTGTAGTGCCagttactcagaggctgaggtgggaggattgcttgagctcaggaagtccaggcttcagtgagccatgatcgtgctactgcacttcagcttgggtgacagagtgagaccctgtctcaaaaaagaaaaaaaagttaacaagtTAAAGTACAAATGGAGGAAATATGTCTGCAACAAACATGACAAGTCTTTAATATCTGTACTTTATGAGTGCCCCCCAAACAATAAACCAACTTCCCaacttttaaaatgggcaaatagaaaagtgggcaaatggacataaacaaattcacaaaaaagaaaataaaactgacaaaaaataGCCATGTGAAAAAACAATCCAGCTAACTAGTACTCTAAGAAATGCAAGTACAAAAGATGAGAAATAACCAtttcaaactaatttttttaaaaaagtctgtgATGTCAGGTATATGGAAAATGGGCATTTCTCAGGGAAAACTAATAAGCTTTCCTGTAagataatttagaaaacatttaaaaatatactcctTTTATAAAGCCATAATCatgtttaaaagaataataacatGGAAGAAAATTCACAAGATCGTGCTAAGTGAAGAAGGCAGAATACATCTTCGCAAGGCATTATCCCAATTATGCCAGACATGCCATGGATATACATAGAGAAAACACCGGagacaacataccaaaatattaaatatacttgACTCTAGGAGGTAAAACTGAGTGTTTTATGTTCCCCTATTTCCTATTTATGCAATagatttaaaaagtgtttttacgACTAATTATACAATTCAAAAATTGCCTGTGTTGGAAAGCATGAAAGTACATGAAATTGTACTACCCTGGAAACCCCAGGAAGTGTTTAGTTTGGAAAGCCAGGGCCACCTGCTAGTGGGTGAGTCATGGGCACAGGCTCGCACCTGCCACCGCAGACGCCACACAGGCTGCTGCGCCTCTCCAAGCGAAATGCCCCACGTGTGCCAACGGCCACCTCGGCCGTCGCCCTGCGCCTGGCCCGCAGCCAGAGGAAGCCCAGCAACTTCTGCTCTTTCTTAATTTCTGGAAAACAGGGAAGAGAGGCCTTTTCAAAGTTCGCAGGATCGGGCCATTTTGTGCTCCACTTTGGAACAAATCGGAAGCCAGGGACTTCCAGATGCGCCACCGCCGTCCCGGGACCGCCGCTCCCGCAAGCGTCCGCACTGCGGCCGGGGCGCGCAGCCTGAGAAAGGCCCGGGGCACGACGCTCCGGGGGCGGCCAGAGCCCTCTTTGAAGTCTGCCGACGGGTTCCGAGCCTCTCACAAGCCAGCCAAGACCGACCAGCCCCGGTGACCACAGGCCAGCCACGCGGTCGCCCGGGGACGCGCGTGCTCCGCAGGGACAAAGGGTCGGGAAACTTGAACTCCGGCCAGTCCCGGAGAGACCCGGGCTGGTGGTCGCCATGGCAACGGAATCGGGCCCTCCGAGATCCGCCGCCCTGGTGCAGCAGCGGCGGGGGTGACCCGGCCCGCTCTAGGTGGGTGCCCGCGCCCGGGCCCCGGCCGTCCCTCCCCGCCCCCAGGCCGCGGCCGCGGGAGCCGGCGACTGACCCTCGGCAGCTCCTGTAGTCACGTGGCGCTGGGAACCCGGCGGGGGGAGGTTGGGGACGGGCCTGGCAGTTGTGAACTCGAACCTGCCGCTGTCGCCGCGGCGGGGCGGGGAGCAGGAGTGGGCCGCGGAGGCCGGCCTTCGGGCTCCATGGACGGGCGCCGCGCCCCTGCACAGCCCGCCGCAGAGGTACGGCCCCGGCAGGGGCGCGGGGGGCACCGCGGGCCCGCGGGGGGCCGCTCCACCTGCGGGGCGCGTGACCGTGAGTGTGCGCGACCGTGTGTGA
Proteins encoded in this window:
- the LOC140709723 gene encoding uncharacterized protein — encoded protein: MATTSPGLSGTGRSSSFPTLCPCGARASPGDRVAGLWSPGLVGLGWLVRGSEPVGRLQRGLWPPPERRAPGLSQAARPGRSADACGSGGPGTAVAHLEVPGFRFVPKWSTKWPDPANFEKASLPCFPEIKKEQKLLGFLWLRARRRATAEVAVGTRGAFRLERRSSLCGVCGGRCEPVPMTHPLAGGPGFPN